The genomic stretch CTATACCAAGGTGATCAATGTTTTTACTCGAATATTCCATGCCGGTTGATTCTTATTTTGATTATATAAAATCAACGGGCACCATGTGCGGAATGTGGGTGAAAAGGTTGTACTTAAAAAAGCTCCCCTGAACCCTGTGGCCAATCTCGTTGGTCTCGGAAAAGGCATTTTTGGTCCGGGTTTAAGATACCAGCGTAAAATTCGAAGTGAGTGGGAAGAAAAATGAGGATATTTAAGAAGTGATTATTGCTCTGAAAGAATCGACCCTGTAACCTTATCCAAATTTGCTATCGAATAATCTTCCTGGGGCTTCCCATTGATAAAAACGCTGGGAGTACCTGCAATATTATAATCATTCGCCAACCTGAGATTGTAATTAGCTGCATTTTTCATAGCGCCACTTTCAAGTTTCTGGTTAAAATCCGCTCCAAGCCCGATGCTTGCCGCAACAGTTTCAATTGCAATGGTGCTTTCCAATATATCCATTCCCTTATCGAACCTGGCATCAAATAATGCATTTAGCATTTCATCTCCTTTACCCATCTGTTCTGCAATAAGATAGGCTTCAACACTCTTTGTTGACTGCCTGGGAAAATTGATGGGAATGTATGTTATTTCCACTTTATCTCCGTATTTTTGTAGAAGCCGGGGCATATCTTTACGAAGATCATTACAGTGTGTACAGCCGAAATTCAAAAATTCTATGATCTTTACTTTACCCGGCTCAATAGTAGTGTTCAGTTTTTTAAAATTGTCAGCTGGAAGTGTGTCTGAATTATTTCCCCCTGAATTCAGGAAATAAATTGCCAGTGCCGCAATAACAAGTACTGCCAGTATTATATGAATTGTTTGGATACCTGATTTTTTATCAGGTAGTTTTTGCCTCTTTTTTGCCATTGTATTTGTTTTAATATGGTTATTATTCATAAATATTGTGTTTTAAAACTGTAGCTTGCAAACTATATCCTGAAGAAGAAAAAGGTCATTCCGGCGATAAAAAAATCACCGAAAATGCGCTGGTCGGGAATCGAACCCGAGTTTAAGCGTTGGCAACGCCTAGTGATAACCGCTACACTACCAGCGCAATCTGAAAATTTTGCGGGTATCCTCTTAATATTTCAATCCATATTAATAGTTTCTCTAATCCCACTAACTACCTTCTCTAATCTTACTAACTACCCGGATTTCCCTGTTATTTTTAGTAACCTTTAATAGAACCTTTGACGATTGAAAAAGCCTGTATGAGATTAGTGATGAAATTCGGAGGCACATCTGTAGGCGACGGCATCCGCATAAGACATGTCGCAGAACTGGCAAAAAAATACCGTAATGAAGGAAATGAAGTCGTACTTGTGACATCAGCCTTAAGCGGAGTCACGGATGCCCTCCTGAAAAACGCAAAAGATGCCTCAGAGACCGGAAAAACATCAGGTGTAAAAGAATTCATCGCTGACCTCACAAAACAGCACCATAAGGCTGTAAAGGATGCTATTGGCAATCCGGGGATTGAAGAAAAAGTAACGCATCATCTTGACCAGCGCATTGAGGAACTTGAAAAGGCCCTTATTGGAATCTGCTACCTTGGTGAGCTGACCGCAAGGTCTATCGATTACATATCATCGTATGGCGAGAGGCTGGCCGCTCCGATCATCGCGGGATCATTTAATTCCCTCGGTGTAAATTCATGTTCCTTCACCGGCGGCGAGGCAGGAATAATAACAACAGACGAATACGGGAATGCCAAACCCCTTGAGGGATCATATTCATTAATAAAAGAACGGATAGAACCACTTCTTAATGATAGTATCCCGGTAATTTGTGGTTTTATCGCCCAGAATGAGGCAGGTATTATCACAACGCTGGGGCGCGGAGGTTCTGATTTCACAGCATCGATTGTGGGAGCAGCGATAAAAGCCAATGAAATATGGCTCTGGAAAGAAGTGAACGGGATAATGACTACTGACCCCAACATCGTTCCCGAAGCAAGACCTATCCCTGTTATTTCCTATATTGAAGCAATGGAGTTATCATATTTCGGGGCAAAAGTACTGCATCCAAGGGCGATCGAGCCTGCGATCAGGCACGGGATACCTGTGCGCGTAAAGAATACATTCCATCCTGAGGTTCCGGGGACTATCGTAGTCAAAGACCAGAAACTGAGTGCGGATATAGTAAAAGCCGTAACAGTAATTAAAAATGTAGCTCTCTTCAATATTTCAGGCGCAGGAATGGTAGGAACGATCGGTGTAGCAGCACGCGTTTTTACTACACTTGCAAATGCAGGCGTAAATATTGTAATGATAAGCCAGGGTTCTTCCGAGGCCAACATCTCACTTGTGGTTGATGCCTCGCATCTTGATAAGGCTGTAAAGGCGATAAAAACTGAATTCAAGAACGGGATCATTAAAGAGATCACTCCTGACAGGAACATTTCCGTTGTAGCCGTTGTAGGTGCAGGCATGGCAAATACCCCCGGCGTAGCAGGGAGAGTTTTCGGGGCCCTTGGAAAAGCAAAAGTAAATGTGATTATGATAAGCCAGGGTTCATCGCAGCACAATATCTCTTTTGCAGTCAGTGGAGACGGAGCAAAAAAGGCTGTATCAGTACTGCATAAAGAGTTTGGCCTTGATCAGGCAAAATAACATTCATGATTGATTTTAATAGCCTCCCATTATTATCCAAAATAATTCTTATTATTGGTTTCGCTCTGGGCATCACATCATTGATAATATCCCTGCGCTATCCGATAATGCTTATATTGATGAAATATAGCCCGAAGTACCGGGAATTCATAAAGAAAACTCTCGTAACACAAAAACAAGACAAAATAAATTCATATAGAAAATATGGTAGATATGGTAGGAAATTTAAAGAGAAGTAAATGAATCTTTCATTCATGAGAAAAATAATCTTTGTAACAGGCAATTCCCATAAAGTAAGTGAAGCAACCCGGATCATGGCGCCTCTGGGTATAGAAATAGAGCAAAACAATTGCGGATATCCTGAATTACAGGAGGATACGCTGGAAGCCATCGCAGGTTTCGGTGCAAGATGGGCCGCGAATAAATTGAATTGCGAGGTCATGGTGGATGATTCCGGGATATTTATCGATGCGCTTTGCGGATTCCCCGGGCCTTATTCTGCATACGTTGCCAGGACTCTTGGAAATGAGAGAATATTGAAACTTCTTGATGGGGAAACGAACCGGCGCGCTTGCCTCAAATGCGTGATAGGATACTGCCGCCCCCATGATGAACCAGTGGTTTTTGAAGGAGAAGTAGCAGGGGAAATCGCAAAAGATATCCGGGGAAACCTGGGTTTCGGGTACGATCCAATATTCGAAGTCAACGGAGTGACATTCGGTGAAATGGCTGATGAAGAAAAGAACGGGATATCCCACAGGTACAGGGCACTGGTTATGTTTGCGCGATGGTTGAAAAATGAATAATTACGATTGTATTGTCGTGGGTGGGGGCATCAGCGGGTTATTGTCCGCTTTAGTATTATCAAAGGAAGGAAAAAAAGTTCTTGTTCTTGAAAGAAACGATATATTGGGGAACAATTGTAACAGCTATATGGTTGATGGTTACCAGGTGGATACAGGGCCTCATGCCATAACACAATTGCGAAAAGGCGGGCCATTATCTTATCTCATGGAAAAATATTTTGATTATGTTCCTGTTTTTGTGGATTACGGAGAATATTTCATCCGTACAGAAACAGGATTGAAAAAAGTGCCTACAACACTTAATGGTTACCTGACAATGGATATACTACCACGAAAAGACCGGCTTGTGATCGCGCAGGCCCTTACAAAAATGATGATAATGTGCCAGTTCGGGAATGATCTTTCAAAAACCTCTGTTTATCAATGTCTTCCCTGGGAGAATCTCTCGCCAGATACAGCCGATTTTATCAACACATTCTGTTATTTCCTATCCGGAAAATCGATGAAAGAAACCTCGGTCCAGAGAATGTTTGTAGGTAGCGGATTCGTGGAAGAAAATATAAAAAAAGAGATAGGTAATGAAAATCAAATAAACCTGTTCGAGAATATTAAAAAAACATCATATATCAGCCGTTTGTTGAATAACAGGAAAGTAAGCTATAACCAGTTCTACCCGAAAGACGGCTTGAAAGCTATAGTTAATGCGATATTGTATTCTTTGCCCGGATCAGTGGAAATCAAAACCAGTACAGCCGTTAAAGAAATTATTACCATTGATAATGCTGCAAAAGCTGTCCTGGCAAATGAAAATTCCTATTACGCAGGAACTATTATCTATTCAGCTTTCGTGAAAGACCTTCCAATTTATATAAAGGACTTACCAGAAAGATATATTTCCGATCTAAAAAATGTAAGCCAATCCCGGACATTAACGATATGGCTCGGGATAAGCGATGAATTTAATGAATTTAATTACGTGGGTGGTGAAGTATGGTTCAGGAAGAAAGCTTTCTGGGCAATGCCAATAAGCAATTATAATAAGGATTTTGCCCCGGAAGGTAAAAAACTTGTAGGGTTCATGTTCTCTGTTGATAGGACTTCTGAGATCGAATCTGAAAAACGTGAGGCATACGACACCATTGTAAAGGTCTATCCCGGGATAGAAAAATATATTGAGATGGTGCATTACCAGGTAACAACACCGGAAAAAGCTTCTGTAACAATTGATGGTTTTATCGCAGATACGAAAACGCCAATTGAGAACCTTTATGTGGTTGGAACTGATTCAGACGAGAGAAGTATGGGAGTGACAAGGGCTGCTTATTCTGTAGTTAAGCTGATCAACGTATTAAAAAAAGAAGGGATTCTGGCCGATCAGGCTTAGCAGCAACATCCTTTGCTCTCTTTGCGAACCAATGAATCCTAACAGAGTTTCGTAATTATAATATCAAAGGATTTGGGGTCAACAAGCATTATCAAACGGCCAATCCTGTTATTCCCGAATTCAACATTAGTCGCAAGGGCAAACTCAACCTTTCCGGTAATATCTTTCAATACGGATTCTGCGATATGTGTTGATTGACCTGTCTTGAATGATGGGGCTTTTAATGATAAAGGAACTCCAATATATTCGGAAATTGCGCTAACATACTGCCCACCATAAATATTGGCAGTTTCCTTCAATGTGGAAGTAATGTCATCATTGAATTCCTTTATTGAAGTATCCGGGGTATTGCAAAGAAGTTCGTTAGCTACCTCAAGCGCATTCCCGCTTGAAACATACATTTGCATCTCGCCTTTCACATCTCCTTCCGGTCCATTCCCATGAAGTTCGACACTGATCATCACAATATTATCACCAAGGCCGGTTATTTCATCATTCATTTCTTCAATTGGAATCGTACGAAGTTGAGAATGTTTCGACTCTGCTTCTTCTCCTGCTAACTGGGTGACAGTTGAAGCTGCATTCGTCATACCTGACATACCGATATTACTTAAGAGATGGACTGCAGAATCCACATTTCCATCTGGAGTTGATATGCTTGCAGGTTTTGCTTTTACAGCTTCCACAGGCGGCTTTATTTCTGGCTCAGGTATTTTTGGAGGTGCTGCCTGGACAGGTTCCTTAATTGGCTTAACATCAGTTTTTGTCTCTTTGGGTTTTTGTTCTGGTTTTGGCTGCTCAGGTATCTTTGGAGGGGCAGGGAGAGGTTCCTTAATTGGCTTAACTTCAGCTTTAGTCTCTTTGGGTTTTGGTTCTGGTTTTGGCTGTTCGGGTATCCTTGGAGGGGCAGCCTGAAGTGGTTCCTTAATTGGCTTAACATCAGTTTTTGTCTCTTTGGGTTTTGGTTCTGGTTTTGGCTGCTCAGGTATCTTTGGAGGGGCAGGAAGAGGTTCCTTTATTAGTTTAACTTCAGCTTTTGTCTCTATGGGCTTTGGTTCAGGTTTGATTATCTTAGCTTCCGGTTCAGGTTCTGATAATTCAATTTCCTGGTTTTCTTCTTCATACCCATATTCCTGTTCTGGTTCTTTGGGTATTTCCCTTACTGGTCCTTTATTCCTGCGAGAAATAATCTTCCTGGTGATAACCCTCTCTTCCGGGACTTCAATATCAATTTCACAGGTTTCATCAATTTCAGAAATATCTCTCTCGGATTGACCTAATCCTGTTTCGTCAGGTAGATCATATTCAGCTGGCTTTGTCTTTCTTGAATGTTTTATTTTCGTCTTTTTCTTGGTACCTTCGGTTCTCTTAATATATTTTGGTCCCGAATCACTCCTGTCTATTTCCCGTTCAATCTTGATCTTATTATTATCCCCATTTGCCCCTGTCCCTGCACTTGCCATTTGCAGCCATACAGAACTTGACTTTCGTTCACCATTTGTGTTCTCTTTATATTTGAATATAATATCGATAGATACAAGACCATTGGAATCGTCTTTTAACCCCAATACGATCTTTCTTACATCATCTTCTGATAATGGATCACCTGTATCTTTTACCTGGACATTTCTTGAAAACCTGGCCATATTCTCATAATCTGTCTGGGTGTCAGCATCTTCTACTCTTGATATATAATTACACTCCATATCCGGTGGAACTTCAATCTCAATCAGGGGATTGTCCACAATATCAGGAAGGTCAGCATCCTCACAGTTTCGCCACCTGTCACTTTCATTAGATTCTATTCTTGCTATTGCTTCCCGCGCATGTTTTCGGAGTTCTGTTGAACCGTTCTTCCTGGCAGATCTTAATACTGTTAAGGCACGTTTATCACCAATGCGCCCCAGTGACCATGCCGCATTTATCCTGACGTTTTCAATCGGGTCGTTCAAAAGTCCGATCAGGGGAAGAACAGCTTTCACATGTCCTATTTCTCCAAGAGCCCATGCAGCGTTTGTACGGATATGAACATCATCTATCTCAAGAAATCCTATTAGAGGAGATATTGCCTTCCTTGTCCTCAGTTCCCCCAGCATGCGTATCGCTTCACGGCACTCCTTTATATCGCCGGATTCAAGAATATTCAGCAACCCTTCAATATCCCGGCGTTTTTTCATGTCTCTTAAATCAGTATAATCTAAAGGCAATTTAACTCCCTCTCTGGGGTAATAATCGATTATTTATCATCATTGATACATCTGCTTGAGTCTAAAGACATATTTCCCTTCACACAAATATAAATGAGGGTGTGAAGTAGGGTATCAAAAAATAACTATTAAAAAATAAAATATAAATCCAGACCTGACCCCGTATGTCATAATCTGGTTATTTTCACGTTAAAACTAATTTAATGATGAGGTGACTCTTCTTTTTCGGCAATTCGCCTTTTTAACGTGTCTTCACAGGCTTCAAAACAACTTTCACATATTGCTTTGTTTGAATCCCTGTGATAGGGTTCCTGGAATATGGGTATCTCGACTGTCACCTGGAATAAAGGCACATTCCTTGTGCCGCACAGGTCGCATTTTTTTGCCTTTATGGGAACCCGGTTGATGTTTGCCTCATGACACCTGTTAAGACATTCCTCGTTTATGCCTCTCCACGTCCCTTTCGGATAAGCGAGCAGTACACGTTCGTCTTTTACTTTTACCGGGCAAAGGGTTGGTCTTGCTGCACCACATAATTCACAATCTGCCATAATTATCACACTCCTAAAGCTTTAGCCGCATTGATCGCCATCTGTATGAACGGTTCAGGATACAGGCCAATTCCGATCGTACCTATCACCGCAAGAAGGATAGCAATCACATAGGGAGCAGGTTCTTTTATTCTTTCGCCATTTGGCGGCAGCACATACATATATTTTATGACCCTGGCATAATAATATATGGATAGTGCACTGTTTAAAATTGCAATAATCACAACAATTAAGAGCCAGGTGCTTGCCTGGCTTGCTGCTTCTACCATTATTGAATAGAACAGTACGAATTTCCCGATAAATCCTGCTGATGGCGGTATTCCTGCCAGGGCCAGGAAAAATATGAACAGGGACAATGCGGTTATTGGCGCACGTTTTCCAAGCCCTGCAAAATTCCCTAAATCATCTGTGTTCTTTGCATCCTTATTATCTTTCAAAACCATATAGCTGACAACTGCCACAGCAATGAATGCGCCTCCTTTCATGAGGGCATGGCCAAGCGCAAGAAGTACGCCTCCGGCGACTGACATTTGTGTCATCACCACAAAAGCAAGTGAAATATATCCAGCCTGGGCTATGGATGAATATGCAAGCATCCTCTTGATGCTGCGCTGTGAGATTGCTACAACGTTGCCATAAGTCATGGTTATTATTGCAAGTATTGCAAAAGTATACTGGATATCCACTCTGATCGCCACTAATGCCAGGATAAGAACCCTGAATGCTGCAACAAATCCCATCTTTTTTGAACCTGCTGCAAGCAGGGCAGATACTACGCTTGGTGAACCTTCGTATGTATCAGGAGCCCACATATGGAATGGCACAAGCGCCATCTTGAAACCAAATCCTGCAACAAGGAAAATCATCGCCAGTATCCCGAGAGAGCTTTCTGCAATGAGATGAGTCGTATTAAAGAATTCAATTATCGCAGGAATATTGGTTGAACCGGTTATTCCATAAATAAGCGACATGCCGAACAACATCAATGCAGATGATATTGAACCTATTATGAAATATTTCAATGCAGCTTCAAGTGAAGCAGGGTTCTTTTTCTCAAAACCTGCAAGTACGTATGTTGACATGCTTGCAAGTTCAAAACCTACAAATAATGCTATCAGGTCATTTGCCGATGCCACTACCATCATTCCGACCGTAGACAGGAGAAGAAGTGCATAATACTCATCCTGATTGCGATTATTCTTAAAATATTCGATAGAAGCAATGACTGCTATTAATGAAACTACTATGAATATTAATTTGAAAACCTGGGACAAAGGATCAATAACCAGGGAATCATAGAAGAAATTTGTCTTCCCGGTCATCCCGTTACCAAGAACATATACAAGTGAAGCCACAAGTCCTGCTGCGCTCAAGTATCCAAACATATTCTTGGATTTATCGCTTACCAGTAAACCCAGTAGTATAATTACAAAAGCCAGTATGATCAGCAGTATTTCAGGAAGAAGTAAAGTAAAATTCATGTTATCACTCCTTTTATTCCGGTAACAAACTGAAGTAGCGAAGTCGCACTTGTAGTCATCATATCAAGCACAGGGTTCGGATTCAGTCCGAAGTATATGACCAGCAGGACAAGGATGGCCATGGAGGCTATTTCATAGCTCGCCCCATCATGGATATGCCCCAGTTTTTCATTATATGTACCAAATACTGCTCTTTGCATGGCCCAGAGATGATATCCTGCTGTGAAAACGATACCAAAGAGTGCAAGTATCACAAATGTCGGAAGTGTAAAATACGAGTTCACAAGAATGAGGAATTCAGCAACGAACCCGCTCATAGCCGGTAATCCCAGCGAAGCCAGGAACCCTGCCAGCATGACAAATGTCAGTTTTGGCATATATTTAGCTATGCCTCCCAGGTCATGGATTATCCTTGTTCCTGCAGAATGCTGGATCACACCGCATGACATGAACAGGATACCTGTTATGAGACCATGCGAAAACTGCTGGTACATCGCCCCGCTTACGGAAAGTGGAATAAGTGCAGCAGCGCCAAGGGTCACATAACCCATGTGGCTTATACTGGAATAAGCCACCATCTTCTTGAGGTCGCGCTGGGCCAGGGCCAGGAAAGTTCCATATAATATGCTGAGCACTCCGATTATAGCCATGATCGTGATCAATTTTCCTGGTGAGTCAGAATATGGCAGGATTGGAAGTATTACCCTGAAAAGGCCATAACCACCCATCTTGAGCAGCAAAGCAGCAAGTATGACACTGCCCGCTGTCGGGGCTTCAACGTGTGCATCAGGCAGCCATGTATGGAAAGGCACCGCAGGCATTTTGACAAGAAAACCAAACAATAACCCTAAGAATACAGCATCTTTTATAGATAATATGCCTTTCAATAGCCACCCGTCCATAACCTGATAGGATTTCAGGAGTTCAAAGATATCAAAACTCGGTTTTCCGGTTACATTGAGTGCGTTGAAGTAGAGCGTAAATATCGCAAGCAGCATAACCAGGCTCGCCACATGTGTATATATGAAGAACTTAATTGCAGCATAGTCTTTTCTCGGACCCCCCCAGATACTTATCAGGAAGTACATTGGTATGAGGACGATTTCCCAGAATATATAGAACACAAAGAAATCAAGTGAGGTGAAAACTCCCATAACACCTACCAGTTCAAGGAGTATCAAACCATAGAACTTGTTTGCCTGCTGTGTTTCACCCCATGCAAATATGACTGTAAGCGGGATAATTATATTAGATAACAGTACAAGCGGCATACCTATCCCATCAACACCGAACTTTAAGTTCACTCCGATACTTGGTACCCAGGAGTATGTTTCAAGGAACTGTATAGTGGATATTTTACTATCAAATCCCCAGAATAATATCAATGATAAAGCAAATGACGCCAATGATGTTACCAGGGCAACCGTACGTGCCTGCTCACGGTTTTTTGTTAAGAATGTTAAGATCGCTCCAAGCAAGGAGATAACGATCATTAATGAAATTAAAGCTGCCATTATGTCCCTCCATATTTAAGCCTGAGTAAAACCAAAAGCAACGCTACTCCAAGTATTGTGATTGAAGCGTAATTCTGGACTACGCCTGTCTGCAATTTCCGGACTACTTCACCAAGCTTAAACAGTGTATTGCTTATAATATTGTCTATTATAAGCCAGTCAATGATCTTTCGGTCAATGAACTCTCCTGATTGGGCTGCAACATCATGTGTCAATTTGACACCGATCAGATCTGCACCAATCTTTGGCTCATAATACCTGTTATATAACAGTTTATAAAGCGGATTCCCGGATGAAATGATCTTACTCATATCGATCATTCGTTTGTTGTAAATCGCATATGATATCAGGAAACCCAGTACACCCACGATCACGGGCAGCAATACTAAAAATGCTGATGGGTGGAATGCCTCACCTTCATGGACAGCTATGTTTACATCCATCAATTCAAAATTTTTCTCAAGATAACCATAGAAACCAACCTGGGAGAAACCAAACAGCAGGGCAAATATTGCCAGTATCATTAATGGTCCGGTCATCACTCCGGGTGATTCATGGGAATGCCTTTCAGAACGCGGCTTTCCTGTAAAAGTCATAAACCACAGCCTGAATATGTATATTGATGTCAGAAGTGCTGCAACAATGGCAAAGCCGTATGGGATCAGGTCATGTGTTACTTCCCCGTACTCTAATGCCCCTTCTATTATTGCATCCTTACTGAAGAAACCAGCAGTCCCGATATTCATGATTGGCATACCCAGACCTGCAAACGGAAAGCCAATACCTGCCAGTGCAAGTGCTGCTATTAACATGGTTGTGCCTGTGATCTTCATCTTGCTGAATAATCCACCCATTTCACGAATATCGTTGGTGCCAACCGCATGTATCACGCTTCCGGCACAAAGGAAAAGCAGTGCCTTAAAGAATGCGTGGCTCAAGAGATGGAACATGGATATTCCTACGGCTTTTGCTCCAAGGACAGTTCCGGCCGTCCCGAGTGCCAGCATCATGTAACCAAGCTGGCTGACTGTCGAATAAGCAAGCACTCTCTTAATATCATTCATTACAAGTCCCATCGTTGCTGCAAAAATAGCAGTGAAACCACCTACATACGTAACAACCAGAAGCGCATCCGGCACACCCGCAGATATTGTTGACGGGGTTGCGACAAACATCGGGAATGTTCTTGCGACAAGGTAAACACCAGCCGTTACCATTGTTGCTGCATGAATAAGTG from Candidatus Methanoperedens sp. encodes the following:
- a CDS encoding aspartate kinase translates to MRLVMKFGGTSVGDGIRIRHVAELAKKYRNEGNEVVLVTSALSGVTDALLKNAKDASETGKTSGVKEFIADLTKQHHKAVKDAIGNPGIEEKVTHHLDQRIEELEKALIGICYLGELTARSIDYISSYGERLAAPIIAGSFNSLGVNSCSFTGGEAGIITTDEYGNAKPLEGSYSLIKERIEPLLNDSIPVICGFIAQNEAGIITTLGRGGSDFTASIVGAAIKANEIWLWKEVNGIMTTDPNIVPEARPIPVISYIEAMELSYFGAKVLHPRAIEPAIRHGIPVRVKNTFHPEVPGTIVVKDQKLSADIVKAVTVIKNVALFNISGAGMVGTIGVAARVFTTLANAGVNIVMISQGSSEANISLVVDASHLDKAVKAIKTEFKNGIIKEITPDRNISVVAVVGAGMANTPGVAGRVFGALGKAKVNVIMISQGSSQHNISFAVSGDGAKKAVSVLHKEFGLDQAK
- a CDS encoding XTP/dITP diphosphatase, giving the protein MRKIIFVTGNSHKVSEATRIMAPLGIEIEQNNCGYPELQEDTLEAIAGFGARWAANKLNCEVMVDDSGIFIDALCGFPGPYSAYVARTLGNERILKLLDGETNRRACLKCVIGYCRPHDEPVVFEGEVAGEIAKDIRGNLGFGYDPIFEVNGVTFGEMADEEKNGISHRYRALVMFARWLKNE
- a CDS encoding NAD(P)/FAD-dependent oxidoreductase, with protein sequence MNNYDCIVVGGGISGLLSALVLSKEGKKVLVLERNDILGNNCNSYMVDGYQVDTGPHAITQLRKGGPLSYLMEKYFDYVPVFVDYGEYFIRTETGLKKVPTTLNGYLTMDILPRKDRLVIAQALTKMMIMCQFGNDLSKTSVYQCLPWENLSPDTADFINTFCYFLSGKSMKETSVQRMFVGSGFVEENIKKEIGNENQINLFENIKKTSYISRLLNNRKVSYNQFYPKDGLKAIVNAILYSLPGSVEIKTSTAVKEIITIDNAAKAVLANENSYYAGTIIYSAFVKDLPIYIKDLPERYISDLKNVSQSRTLTIWLGISDEFNEFNYVGGEVWFRKKAFWAMPISNYNKDFAPEGKKLVGFMFSVDRTSEIESEKREAYDTIVKVYPGIEKYIEMVHYQVTTPEKASVTIDGFIADTKTPIENLYVVGTDSDERSMGVTRAAYSVVKLINVLKKEGILADQA
- a CDS encoding NADH-quinone oxidoreductase subunit N; the protein is MNFTLLLPEILLIILAFVIILLGLLVSDKSKNMFGYLSAAGLVASLVYVLGNGMTGKTNFFYDSLVIDPLSQVFKLIFIVVSLIAVIASIEYFKNNRNQDEYYALLLLSTVGMMVVASANDLIALFVGFELASMSTYVLAGFEKKNPASLEAALKYFIIGSISSALMLFGMSLIYGITGSTNIPAIIEFFNTTHLIAESSLGILAMIFLVAGFGFKMALVPFHMWAPDTYEGSPSVVSALLAAGSKKMGFVAAFRVLILALVAIRVDIQYTFAILAIITMTYGNVVAISQRSIKRMLAYSSIAQAGYISLAFVVMTQMSVAGGVLLALGHALMKGGAFIAVAVVSYMVLKDNKDAKNTDDLGNFAGLGKRAPITALSLFIFFLALAGIPPSAGFIGKFVLFYSIMVEAASQASTWLLIVVIIAILNSALSIYYYARVIKYMYVLPPNGERIKEPAPYVIAILLAVIGTIGIGLYPEPFIQMAINAAKALGV
- a CDS encoding NADH-quinone oxidoreductase subunit M, yielding MAALISLMIVISLLGAILTFLTKNREQARTVALVTSLASFALSLILFWGFDSKISTIQFLETYSWVPSIGVNLKFGVDGIGMPLVLLSNIIIPLTVIFAWGETQQANKFYGLILLELVGVMGVFTSLDFFVFYIFWEIVLIPMYFLISIWGGPRKDYAAIKFFIYTHVASLVMLLAIFTLYFNALNVTGKPSFDIFELLKSYQVMDGWLLKGILSIKDAVFLGLLFGFLVKMPAVPFHTWLPDAHVEAPTAGSVILAALLLKMGGYGLFRVILPILPYSDSPGKLITIMAIIGVLSILYGTFLALAQRDLKKMVAYSSISHMGYVTLGAAALIPLSVSGAMYQQFSHGLITGILFMSCGVIQHSAGTRIIHDLGGIAKYMPKLTFVMLAGFLASLGLPAMSGFVAEFLILVNSYFTLPTFVILALFGIVFTAGYHLWAMQRAVFGTYNEKLGHIHDGASYEIASMAILVLLVIYFGLNPNPVLDMMTTSATSLLQFVTGIKGVIT
- the nuoL gene encoding NADH-quinone oxidoreductase subunit L; its protein translation is MFGDYAALIVLLPVIAFVFTLFLGKKLYSGGALLPIAAIAGSFIISFGIFLEIYPDGTVQQSLPWFAGMNLGILIDPLAVVMLMMVSFVSLLIHIYAVGYMAHDPARPRYFAETSLFTAAMLSVILSDNILQFFVSWELVGLCSFLLIGFWYHKPSAAAAAKKAFLVTRVGDVLFLAGIVLLYVNMKLLVDNGTLVLESQSYILQFRKMFEAIPLIDGTQLTYITLLFFGGAVGKSGQFPLHGWLPDAMEGPTTVSALIHAATMVTAGVYLVARTFPMFVATPSTISAGVPDALLVVTYVGGFTAIFAATMGLVMNDIKRVLAYSTVSQLGYMMLALGTAGTVLGAKAVGISMFHLLSHAFFKALLFLCAGSVIHAVGTNDIREMGGLFSKMKITGTTMLIAALALAGIGFPFAGLGMPIMNIGTAGFFSKDAIIEGALEYGEVTHDLIPYGFAIVAALLTSIYIFRLWFMTFTGKPRSERHSHESPGVMTGPLMILAIFALLFGFSQVGFYGYLEKNFELMDVNIAVHEGEAFHPSAFLVLLPVIVGVLGFLISYAIYNKRMIDMSKIISSGNPLYKLLYNRYYEPKIGADLIGVKLTHDVAAQSGEFIDRKIIDWLIIDNIISNTLFKLGEVVRKLQTGVVQNYASITILGVALLLVLLRLKYGGT